From Coleofasciculus sp. FACHB-T130, a single genomic window includes:
- a CDS encoding ABC transporter ATP-binding protein: MQPPAILRLQNVTKQFSQNTVPAVEDVTLTLQPGDLLGLLGPSGCGKTTLLRLIAGFERPYRGSVEIAGRTVADSRCWVPPEHRDVGIVFQDYALFPHLSVAENVAFGLQQLSKQQVKERTQDAIALVGLQGLEKRYPHELSGGQQQRVALARALAPRPKLVLLDEPLSNLDIQVRLRLREEVREILKAIGTSAIFVTHDQEEALAISDWVGVMRQGHLEQLGTPEDIYTHPASRFVAEFVTQANFLSAQRQGHLWETEVGCFDVALNGRQDPISSLTGELMIRQEDLILQPFPDAPVVIRTRRFLGREYRYCLQTPSGKELHARTMTDTALPVGTRVQLSIAGDSVRVFPN; this comes from the coding sequence ATGCAACCACCGGCAATTTTACGCTTACAGAATGTAACGAAGCAGTTTAGCCAAAATACAGTTCCGGCTGTTGAAGATGTAACGTTGACTTTGCAGCCAGGGGATTTGTTAGGATTGCTGGGGCCATCTGGCTGCGGTAAAACTACACTGTTGCGGCTGATTGCAGGTTTTGAACGACCTTACCGCGGAAGCGTGGAGATTGCGGGGCGAACGGTTGCTGATTCCCGTTGTTGGGTGCCGCCAGAGCATCGGGACGTGGGAATTGTCTTTCAAGACTATGCCCTGTTTCCTCATCTGAGTGTGGCGGAGAATGTTGCTTTTGGGTTGCAACAGTTGAGTAAACAGCAGGTCAAGGAACGCACGCAAGATGCGATCGCGCTTGTCGGTCTGCAAGGATTAGAGAAGCGTTATCCTCACGAACTCTCTGGCGGTCAGCAGCAACGGGTTGCCCTCGCCCGTGCCTTAGCACCGCGACCCAAGTTGGTTCTCCTCGATGAACCTCTGAGCAATCTCGATATCCAAGTACGTTTGAGGTTGCGCGAAGAAGTGCGAGAGATTCTCAAGGCAATTGGCACTTCAGCAATTTTTGTCACCCACGACCAGGAAGAAGCACTTGCCATCTCTGATTGGGTGGGTGTTATGCGTCAAGGACATTTAGAGCAATTGGGCACACCGGAAGATATCTACACCCACCCCGCCTCGCGGTTTGTTGCCGAATTTGTCACCCAAGCCAACTTCCTTTCCGCCCAACGCCAAGGTCATCTGTGGGAGACAGAAGTCGGTTGTTTTGATGTCGCCCTTAACGGACGGCAAGACCCCATTTCTAGCCTCACCGGCGAACTCATGATTCGCCAGGAAGACTTGATCTTACAGCCATTTCCTGATGCACCTGTTGTCATCCGAACCCGGCGCTTTTTAGGGCGCGAGTACCGATATTGCCTCCAAACTCCCTCTGGTAAAGAACTCCACGCTCGCACGATGACTGATACCGCCTTGCCGGTAGGAACGCGAGTGCAGCTGTCGATTGCCGGTGATAGCGTTCGAGTTTTTCCCAACTAA
- the dacB gene encoding D-alanyl-D-alanine carboxypeptidase/D-alanyl-D-alanine-endopeptidase, translating into MVSWQEAARANNPAVSPNSSINSRQVSQVGKPQSPALVCPAQLGNAIEAVTNRPEFSRTRWGILIEPLSTTSKFPERTLYSREPDRYFIPASNTKLLTTAAVLNKLGSQFRIRTSVYGTNGGELRVVGRGDPSFSDTQVRSLAQQLKRQGIRQVQQLIVEDDYFQGQAVNPSWEWGDLQAPYAVPVNSLILNQNATVLTLSPRSPGQPLQTAWIDPIALTQWRIENNTVTSEAKSPAAIAVSAVLGKPVLQIKGQLPAGAEPASLGVAVLDPAQYFLQHFRRALVIAGIPIAQSQVGSGRERGDEREVAAVESPPLETLLMETNQNSNNLYAEALLRTLGATGKGEETTLSENSAAMGLAAVKQALTELGVDPNSYVMADGSGLSRHNLVSPKALVQTLEAIAQTKEAAIYRASLPVAGVSGTLKSRFQNTPAQGIVQAKTGTMSGTVSLAGYMNHPEYQTIVFSILANQSDQSAPTIRQAMDEIVLLLTRLRRC; encoded by the coding sequence TTGGTATCCTGGCAGGAAGCGGCAAGGGCAAATAATCCCGCTGTTTCTCCGAATTCTTCGATAAATTCAAGGCAAGTTTCTCAAGTAGGAAAACCCCAATCCCCTGCGTTGGTTTGTCCTGCCCAACTAGGAAACGCGATTGAAGCTGTCACCAACCGTCCGGAATTTTCCCGCACTCGTTGGGGAATTTTAATAGAACCATTATCGACAACTTCAAAATTTCCAGAACGCACCCTCTACAGCCGCGAACCAGACCGTTACTTTATCCCTGCATCGAATACAAAGCTGTTGACAACAGCAGCGGTTTTAAACAAATTAGGTTCTCAGTTTCGGATTCGCACCTCAGTTTATGGCACAAACGGGGGAGAATTGCGCGTTGTCGGACGAGGCGACCCCAGTTTTAGCGATACCCAGGTGAGAAGTTTGGCACAACAGCTAAAGCGCCAGGGAATTCGTCAGGTACAGCAGCTAATTGTCGAGGATGATTACTTTCAAGGACAGGCAGTAAATCCCAGTTGGGAATGGGGCGATCTACAGGCACCTTATGCGGTACCCGTTAATAGTTTAATTTTGAATCAAAATGCTACTGTGCTGACCCTATCACCGCGATCGCCTGGGCAACCGCTACAAACCGCTTGGATCGATCCAATTGCGCTGACGCAATGGCGAATTGAAAATAATACGGTGACATCCGAAGCGAAATCACCGGCAGCGATCGCCGTTAGCGCTGTACTGGGGAAACCCGTATTACAGATTAAAGGTCAGCTGCCTGCGGGTGCCGAACCTGCATCCTTGGGTGTGGCAGTTCTCGACCCCGCCCAGTATTTTTTGCAGCACTTCCGGCGAGCTTTAGTAATTGCGGGGATTCCTATCGCACAGTCGCAGGTGGGATCTGGCAGAGAAAGGGGGGACGAACGGGAAGTAGCTGCTGTGGAGTCGCCGCCGTTGGAGACTCTGTTGATGGAGACGAACCAGAACAGCAATAATCTCTACGCAGAAGCTTTATTGCGAACCCTGGGTGCCACCGGTAAAGGCGAGGAAACCACACTTTCAGAGAATTCGGCTGCAATGGGGTTAGCTGCTGTTAAACAAGCTTTAACGGAATTAGGCGTCGATCCCAATAGTTACGTGATGGCTGATGGTTCCGGGTTGTCTCGTCATAACTTAGTGAGTCCAAAAGCACTGGTGCAGACTCTCGAAGCGATCGCCCAAACCAAAGAAGCCGCAATTTACCGCGCCTCTCTCCCGGTTGCCGGTGTCAGCGGCACCCTAAAAAGTCGCTTTCAAAATACTCCAGCCCAAGGCATTGTGCAAGCGAAGACAGGAACGATGAGTGGAACGGTTTCCTTAGCCGGGTATATGAATCACCCAGAGTATCAAACGATTGTTTTTAGCATTCTCGCCAATCAATCCGACCAATCTGCCCCAACGATACGGCAGGCGATGGACGAAATTGTGCTGCTACTCACTCGCTTGCGTCGCTGTTGA
- a CDS encoding alpha/beta hydrolase has product MGFERTHSFQKQKSYISQPTIQLRSRPFAAPIQMKPKEQQTPEELANQAFNQNKFEAFGLQLKEERGTITPVEQEQLGLLQAKMNDYWEQNQERASRSGFDFSKVAVTLPGEQAAPQIQPMGRLGTPGVQLGGKRKRSPLNSSQQLSEPPIQAKLTIGELGDKYEQEADRVAAQVINRLNSPTTLQPSLGKTVQQNRGAIQRQLQPQPKGKLVTHVNHSPTLQRAKTVANDVAGVARNELFGDETARRNTLGGGLINPNAIATQAVSIQSTNGNTLTGKLYRPVGGGANTTVLTLSGSGSSAEDYMTKIAREYVPAGAQVLAINYRGFGDSYKTVNGPGGGGGDPSEAGLYEDAEAMYDYVRNTLNVPSTDIIVHGYSLGSPVAATLVKRVMKSRGENVKALILDRAMPSTYKAAKAKGSNEVEARIGQALAGDMDTKAKLKKILSLAGGANLPVLFTSGGAADVLSAEDQALAAWAGQNNKFGNNATSVVNPNADHEDHRLIMNMLIPELQVQGLI; this is encoded by the coding sequence ATGGGATTTGAGAGAACGCATTCATTCCAAAAGCAGAAGTCTTACATATCACAGCCGACGATTCAGTTGAGAAGTCGCCCGTTTGCGGCTCCCATACAGATGAAGCCGAAGGAGCAACAGACACCAGAAGAGTTAGCGAATCAAGCTTTTAATCAGAACAAGTTTGAAGCTTTTGGACTTCAGCTCAAGGAAGAGCGTGGCACCATCACCCCTGTCGAGCAGGAACAGTTAGGTCTGTTGCAAGCGAAAATGAATGATTACTGGGAGCAGAACCAGGAAAGGGCATCGCGAAGCGGATTTGACTTTTCTAAGGTTGCGGTTACTTTGCCTGGGGAACAAGCTGCCCCACAAATCCAGCCTATGGGTCGGCTAGGGACACCTGGAGTGCAACTGGGGGGAAAGCGAAAGCGATCGCCCTTGAACTCTTCGCAACAGTTGTCAGAACCACCAATACAGGCAAAGTTGACCATTGGGGAGCTAGGAGATAAGTATGAGCAGGAAGCGGATCGTGTTGCGGCTCAAGTAATCAATCGCTTAAATTCTCCAACAACCTTGCAACCTTCACTGGGAAAAACTGTACAGCAAAATAGGGGAGCTATTCAGCGCCAGTTACAACCACAGCCTAAAGGAAAGTTAGTTACTCATGTGAATCATAGCCCTACACTCCAGCGTGCGAAAACAGTAGCAAATGATGTAGCTGGTGTAGCCCGGAATGAGCTTTTTGGGGACGAGACCGCTCGTCGTAATACCTTGGGTGGGGGATTAATAAATCCTAACGCTATCGCTACGCAAGCGGTTTCGATTCAAAGCACCAATGGAAATACTCTTACAGGAAAACTCTACAGACCTGTTGGTGGTGGAGCAAACACAACAGTTCTGACTTTATCGGGAAGTGGGAGTTCAGCAGAGGACTATATGACAAAGATTGCTCGTGAGTATGTTCCTGCTGGGGCACAAGTTTTAGCTATAAACTATCGAGGGTTTGGAGACAGTTACAAGACCGTCAATGGACCCGGTGGCGGCGGGGGCGATCCAAGCGAAGCCGGACTCTATGAAGATGCCGAAGCTATGTATGACTATGTGAGAAATACATTGAATGTCCCATCAACTGACATCATTGTTCATGGCTATTCGTTAGGTAGTCCAGTAGCTGCTACTTTAGTGAAGCGAGTTATGAAGAGTCGGGGCGAAAACGTGAAAGCTTTGATTTTAGACCGGGCAATGCCAAGCACCTACAAAGCAGCAAAAGCGAAGGGTAGCAATGAAGTAGAGGCACGTATTGGTCAAGCTTTAGCAGGCGACATGGATACGAAAGCAAAACTTAAAAAGATATTGAGTTTGGCAGGAGGAGCCAATTTACCTGTACTTTTTACAAGCGGTGGAGCAGCAGACGTATTATCTGCTGAAGATCAGGCACTTGCAGCTTGGGCAGGGCAAAATAACAAGTTTGGCAACAATGCGACCTCTGTTGTAAATCCGAATGCTGATCACGAAGATCATCGGCTAATTATGAATATGCTAATTCCTGAATTACAAGTGCAAGGGTTAATCTAG
- the uvsE gene encoding UV DNA damage repair endonuclease UvsE yields the protein MMISNLPNQTNAHSNSTKSPPQLGLVCITTSDKVRYRALTRKRLLQLETAEQQRVLRELYTDNLQRLNNALDFCVENNLRLYRLPSGIFPFADTDLGEAVLEEFTEQVRATGDRATVLGIRLVVHPDQFVVLSSDTPSVIENSIKILQMHARNMDLLGQPRSPWAMMEIHGGKGDRAERLIQVIRDLPDEIRSRLALENDEYAYSAAEILAVCQEAGVPMVFDAHHHVIHEKLDSYEHPSIAQMKAAARTTWPVPEWQLVHISNGRESFGDPHHSDFITVMPSAYCNVPWIEIEAKLKEEAIAKLREEWSPVFGTAPPPKPPEEKPLDKVTQPKTKQKKRTSKKAEQPKDKVLSSNLDGE from the coding sequence ATGATGATAAGCAATCTGCCTAACCAGACAAACGCGCATTCCAATTCCACAAAATCACCTCCCCAATTGGGGTTAGTGTGCATCACAACGTCTGACAAAGTGCGTTACCGCGCCCTCACTCGCAAACGACTATTGCAACTAGAAACAGCGGAACAGCAGCGAGTGTTGCGGGAGCTGTATACTGACAATTTGCAACGCCTGAATAATGCGCTGGATTTCTGTGTAGAAAATAATCTCCGGCTTTATCGACTTCCCTCAGGGATATTTCCCTTTGCCGATACCGATTTGGGTGAGGCGGTACTGGAGGAGTTTACGGAACAGGTGCGCGCAACAGGCGATCGCGCAACGGTTCTTGGCATCCGATTAGTCGTACACCCGGATCAGTTTGTTGTCCTCAGTTCAGATACACCCTCTGTCATTGAGAACAGTATCAAAATTCTGCAAATGCACGCCCGGAATATGGATTTATTGGGGCAACCGCGATCGCCTTGGGCGATGATGGAGATACATGGTGGTAAGGGCGATCGCGCTGAGCGACTGATCCAAGTCATCCGCGATTTACCCGATGAAATTCGCTCAAGATTAGCCCTAGAAAACGACGAATACGCCTATAGCGCAGCCGAAATTCTCGCTGTTTGCCAGGAAGCTGGCGTGCCAATGGTCTTTGACGCCCATCACCACGTTATTCACGAAAAGCTGGACAGCTACGAACACCCCAGCATCGCTCAGATGAAAGCAGCAGCACGGACGACTTGGCCCGTCCCAGAATGGCAGCTAGTCCATATCTCCAACGGGCGGGAATCCTTTGGCGACCCGCATCATAGCGATTTTATCACCGTGATGCCCAGTGCCTACTGCAACGTTCCCTGGATTGAGATAGAAGCGAAACTGAAGGAAGAAGCGATCGCGAAACTGCGAGAAGAATGGTCGCCTGTCTTTGGCACCGCACCCCCACCCAAACCACCCGAAGAAAAGCCACTGGACAAGGTTACTCAACCGAAAACTAAGCAAAAAAAACGCACTTCTAAGAAAGCTGAACAACCCAAGGACAAAGTTTTGAGTTCAAATTTGGACGGTGAGTAA